aggtttctactggATGTCCGTTAGTTTACTctgcaaataatacatattacacactttttgactctgaaaacttttgtttgacttaaagagttaccccaaaatattataccatctgacattatggaatgaaagtaggcaaagtatgcaagcttttttattttttttgttgcctatgtctgctaacactcaaattgcaaatacagatttgttaaggtgtttctgcagttctgtggtgtgctcctcccaactgattttattatcaagttgtaatcccaggaatttaagattgTCAACCTGTTCTATCTGCTcctctgggtggaaacctcttactggTTCCGAATTGCATATGGTGAGTCTTTTCggagtttaatgtcagtgagttggctttaaaccatttattaatatccataaaaatattattagcagatctttctagaactacacttgacatactatttattgctcaaatggtttaaatcatacctaactggaagagtgcaggaagttgaaataagtagctcacataatatgcaaaaagctgttgatttctcaaactggggaacaatcaagaatggggtgccacaaggtttggtcttgggtcctctgctgttcttaatatatatgacttgccattctatactgATGTAGATGCAAagatggtactttttgccgatgatacaattgtagctggcagattaaaactgtgtgccggactgagactcgaactcatttcatatcagcgcacactccgctgcagagtgaaaatctcattctggaaacatcccctaggctgtggctaagccatgtctccgtaatatcctttctttcaggagtgctagttctgcaaggtttgcaggagagcttctgtaaagtttggaaggtaggagacgaggtactggcagaagtaaagctgtgaggatggggtgtgagtcgtgcttgggtagctcagttggtagagcacttgcccgcgaaaggcaaaggtcccgagtttgagtctcggtctggcacacagttttaatctgccaggaagtttcagtacttcAATAGTTGGGTTGTATTTTGCAACAATATCTACTGCAATGTAGCATGTTTAATACAACCAGTAACATGCTACAGACACTCCTGATTGTGTTGTTATCAAAACTACAAAACCATGATTGCACCATAAGTTTACATGTATTTGTCAGCTCTTCCATTTTGTAAAGTATTCGTATTATTATTAGTATCATTGttactattattttcattattattacagCTACAATTTCTTTAGTCTTGAACTTCCTGATGCAGTTGATTTGTCTTTACCCACCATTAGTCACGCAGACTACAAGTGTAGCTCGCACAAGTACAAGTGACTGCCTTCCCATTCTAGATGGACACAGTAGCTTCCAGTAGGTGGGTTGGGAAAAAAAAACACCTAAGGCAAAAATTTAAAGTTCTCTTTTTAAATTGGACTACTCCTGTAGTCCTTGTGCCTAAACTTGTCCCATGGGATGGAGGGTTAAAGTTtattagttcaggaaatatgatttTAAAGTGTCATAAATTCATTACTATGCAGTTGAGAATGAATGACATAGCCAGTTTTGAAGATCAATTATTCCTGATTCGGAGCTAGTAATTAGCTTATCTTGAAATTGTGTGATTCAAAAGTTATTAATTAATTAAGATCCAATTTCAAGATAAAGCCCATTTTTTGTACCATGTCACGTTTCTAAAAGTTGTTCTGATGATACTGTGGCtcaaattttttgaatatattgatgttcttggattttgtaTATTTTGGATTTTAAGAGAAATATTCTAAATTTAAACATTTGTTAAACAGATTATAAATGGCAGCTCTACCATGCCATCGAAAATATATTGCTTATGAAATCACAGTATCAAAAAGTAATTTCTTGTGATTTTGCAAAACACAAGGGTACAAATCATTTGACATGAAATAACTAGTCATAAAAATACAGTCTGGTTAACTCTATAATATTCACTCTTTAGAATTACTATTCAGAAAACCCTAAAGTAGTGAGTTACTGCCAGAAGGTGAGCTATGAAGACTTTTCAGTTCACAGTGATAATGGATGGAGAAACTTGACACAGTGGGGAATGAGGTgcagtaaaaatatgtaaaaatgtttcaACTATTTACAGCCATGTTTAGCAGAAAAAAATCCTACTAGTTGCTATCTAAATGATGTTTCTGCGTATATATTTTCTCTATTTCTCTGTGTATGAAATGCTCAATGTTAATTTTAGGTTAGAATTATATCTGCTGGAGAGGGGAAATGTCGAGGAGAACTTACCATTGCAGAGGAACATCAGAATCCACTAGGAACTATGCATGGTGGATTCATAGCAACATTGGTTGACCAGATTTCCATGTTTGCTCTTCAGACACATGAAAATAGACCTAAAGCTGTTTCTGTGAATATAAATGTGAGGTAAGTTTGAAATATTCACAGCAAAAATTAAAAGAGGAAACAAAAGACAGTGCATATGGTGGGATTAACTGAACAGTGCTAACACACATtcacatattaaaataaatttgacaatgcacccaaagaaacagagagaaagagagaggcagAAGGCAGAGGATAGAAGAGGAAGGAAAGAACTATGGAAGAAATTAGAAAGTTTAAGGTGGAGACTCAAAAATTAAGACAGGGGTGATAAAAAGTTGGTAACAGcacaatagaagcttctgaaatgtggtattacaaaAGATTGGTAAAGAACACATGGgtagattggataactaatgaagagatgctAAATTAAATGGGAGAGAAATGAGCTTTAATACTCAGAAAAGAAGGGggtaaaaatgaaagaggaagaccaaCACTTTGATAAAGTAAGCATGTTCAAATGGCTTCAGATTTCAATAGTTAATTAGAGACAGAAGACCTAAACAATATCAGGCAGGCCTGTAGTCGTAAGTTAGACTGCCAATTCTCATCTGTGAATTTGTTTGAGGGGTCAAAGAGTAATTCAAGTGCTGCAGCCAGTATTTAGATATAGCACATTTCACACAAACATACAGTGTCTGTGACGACTTAGTCAACCAAACTGTAACTTGTAAAAGATCCTTTTTTATGAGAATCACCAAATGTTTGAAACTGATAGTAAAGTTGTTTATTTGTAACTTTGAGATTAACATTTGTAATCAgtaccaaaaatgtactcaatatttGCTAAGACAAATCTGAATAGGAATACCGGTATATTCATCTTTCTGCATGTATATCCAATCAGAAATATAATGAACCTTCATTAcagggtgttggaattgtgtgaacaatatatttcgtgtgtgacagcGAAAagttgcactgtgtaaaatagacctctttggcattgtctaacacaCTTTGTGTGcgttaattattctgttgtgttcgctgtaaatttttttgttcttgaatgtgcaaatatagttattagtaaaatgtccttttttttctccatacttattcagctgcacaaattccaataggttatgggctcaggctgcatttggaataagtatatcaagaaaatagtagggagaaagtattggaaaagttccgatttacgtgaagtgcgagttatccttacaagacgatcgcaatttttttccgcattatttttcagtgttctttacggcaataaaaagcaagttaccgttaagaatgagtgcggcacaaattccacagattgaaagacttataggtcaTGAAAACTATGtaacctggaagttcgcagtagaagcgtatttacgtttagacgacctatgggatgtggtagatgggacaatgaaatccacagatcagaattattcaaataaggataggaaagcaaaaccaaaattgatattactgattgattcggcgAATTacgttcacgttgaaaaagctgctacagcgaaagaagtctgggacaatttacgaagtgcattcgaggatggtggtcttacgagaaaagtaggattgtTACGTGAGTcaattaccactcgtctggacaaatgtaagagtgtagacgaatacgttaacaaaataataaccatgttgaaccgactgagaaacatcagattcgagatcgctgacgaatggataggaacattgctgttggcaggtctgcccgaaaggtatgcacctatgattatgggacttgaaagctcgggtataccaatcacaggcgacagtgttaaggtgaaaatcctgcaggacgtaaagagtgctccaggctgttgtacattggagaaggaaggtgcgtctgctctctactcaaaacacaaaaagaataaaccggtgaggtgctataaatgtcagaagatgggacatattgcgtctcagtgcaaagaaaaagtaagcccaagatcaggcactcagcaaaagaggtatgttactgatagcccagagagaaggaccaataacaaaggtaaggcactctcatgtttttattcttttggtgggatgagtaatcgtgatatggaatggattttagactcaggtgcatctgtggatattgttaaagataaatcacttctttatgatatcaaagataagactcatgtgggaatatctactgttgatggcaacaagctccagtgtcacctggctgggaaactagatccaCATGTAAGTGTAAAAGGTGagtcagatatggttacagcacacaatgttcattatgtgaaaaatgtggcaactaacctgctgtctgtaggggaaattgtcaacaaaggaaatacagtcacttttgacatgcagggtgcaagagtaatcagtgaaagtggtgaagttacagctacagcaagtaacgaaaggggtatttttaagttggataccattgacagtaaacataaaaatgttagtgattcagcagaaggttttttatcgCACCGGAGggttggacatctaaatagaaagagtatgtctataacaaaggatatggtaaagggaatacagaattttagtgtgtccaaggatccttgtgagacatgtataaagggaaaacaagcaaggttacccttcaagagtagtaagagtaaatccacagaagtcttacagttaatccacacagatgtatgtggcccgatggagtgtgaatccataggtgggagtaattattttcttacgtttattgaggattactcacgatatactcatgtttattttcttagttctaaagaccaagtgagagatatctttgaggaatattgcaatatggttgaaaggtggatgggaaagaagatcaagatcatcaggtctgataatgagAGAGAacatattaaccagaaattgaagaaacttctggcagaaaagggaatcaggcatcaaactaccataaggtacagcccatctcaaaatggggttgctgagagggctaataggaccattgttgagaaagcaaggagcatgatgactgacgctgaattatccaaagatttttgggcagaggcagtgtcaacagctgtatatttgagcaatagatcacctacaaaagcattaaagaatagaaccccttatgagatatggaTTGGAAAGAAgcctgatctaagcaatataagggtttttgggtgtgatgcaatggcacatattccaaaacagctaagaggaaaatgggatccaAAAGGTAAAaggtatatttttgtaggctattgtgaaaattcaaagggctaccgattaatggatctattgactaaaaagattgtcacaagtagagatgtaatactctttgaaaatagaaaggactcaaaagagagcaaaaccacaaagtcaactgcacctagttcagaaggtgaaaccttgtgtgaggaaatagaaagtgaagaagaggaagatgacagccaaggacaaatggatacaatttatgatgacaatgagttagaggatgaaaaaaatgaagaaaacaatgtaaggagttcttctcgtgtaccaaaaccaaaggaatatccagattttgagatgtatacagcacagtcttttaatgattagccaagaacagcagaagaagcaatgagtggcccaaactctcaagaatggaaagaagcga
This genomic stretch from Schistocerca cancellata isolate TAMUIC-IGC-003103 chromosome 5, iqSchCanc2.1, whole genome shotgun sequence harbors:
- the LOC126187437 gene encoding acyl-coenzyme A thioesterase 13-like isoform X1, with amino-acid sequence MQAFLFFLLPMSANTQIANTDLLRCFCSSVVCSSQLILLSSCNPRNLRLSTCSICSSGWKPLTGSELHMVRIISAGEGKCRGELTIAEEHQNPLGTMHGGFIATLVDQISMFALQTHENRPKAVSVNINVSYFKPATTGDEVIIDARTIRAGKKMAFLEVDLIKKKTGELLVRGSHAVFIVSQKTIS
- the LOC126187437 gene encoding acyl-coenzyme A thioesterase 13-like isoform X4, yielding MVRIISAGEGKCRGELTIAEEHQNPLGTMHGGFIATLVDQISMFALQTHENRPKAVSVNINVSYFKPATTGDEVIIDARTIRAGKKMAFLEVDLIKKKTGELLVRGSHAVFIVSQKTIS